One part of the Andrena cerasifolii isolate SP2316 chromosome 4, iyAndCera1_principal, whole genome shotgun sequence genome encodes these proteins:
- the Form3 gene encoding FH2 domain-containing protein formin 3 isoform X3, giving the protein MTTLRQDCAASTNAVNMDSNVGLDYIVDNPDYCAKLASALDTACPSASVKKQVVELLSALCVYSQDGRQRAIDTLHAYQERKGERYRLRIVVDELQKATAEDYRTALLAFINCLVISTPELKDRIRIRNEFIGLKLLPILNELRKSHAPDLRVQLDVFDDQRETDEELSNHGPPGIDLSSHVDVFYAIFGQIADTPQEIPFLSILQHLLRLDPKDAASDLAWDTAETLVHRATLLENREDATKLLRSPSLQTNLCCHCRGADQTCGTSRKASLPINNSATPSPPLPPPPPPPALGPAASPSSGPGPAVGHQGRVLPPPPPPPLFTANATRADASMEPPPMPPPLHVLPVTRAPTPDPPNNHARLLPQQEIPTPKAKMKTINWNKIPNHKVIGKRNIWSLVANEHQNSPMLDIDWAEMEGLFCQQVPPMLPAASCSSSYGANSDAEKKRREPTEIALLDGKRSLNVNIFLKQFRSSNEDIIQLIKDGGHDDIGAEKLRGLLKILPEVDELEMLKSFDGDKSKLGNAEKFFLQLVQVPNYKLRIECMLLKEEFAANMSYLEPSINSMILAGEDLMTNKPLQELLYMVLVAGNFLNSGGYAGNAAGVKLSSLQKLTEIRANKPGMNLIHYVALQAERKRKDLLDFAKGMNTLEAATKTTTEQLNNEFNALDTKIKKIKAQTQLPSTEPDIQEQMAQFLQQMAEQEMSQLKRDMEELETWRRSLAEFFCEDTNTFKIEECFKVFHQFCQKFSQAVAENERRRAQEEQVLARRKQREEQLLAKKRLLTNQAETPASESECNLMDYGLFDLHTGLPQRNYSRNDAKVKRLQNGGVTSDEDVSITGSPSIRRRLGSCSGGTGTGDQQSTKDETYSPDVTPNGTLRRRRSRIPSEDDDGNLMDFLRTSGQDSSRERKSWGSLDRSWARRARGQSRRSDLLNADFSADRERPSSPSPLVESKPFLQEEETKPAGKAWRQKIEAWLSENEKEDRAGEELQRKARQLHQANRRSFEDSESEGKTNTPNEGNSTHETFSEVYDWRPSVEKTDVMRTMEAIEAETHPSQKDKSPWRKSSLNVPNSMEETDPRYSRRLRSRLSTENVLTPTTLQSIKEEDRKKNKMNDPANSENQDELTIYLRQPYANSQAPASRRISKFKRGQNEEKISDKIEIDSDNIETPPATRKLFSPPREVKPIEKEPCKRERCSSSFQSRDHKNPTAKTANNNADFGTGNFDRYSATRRTRRYKKIQDSPEKESRQDIASSESLEDKPAQRPQTLPLSEENHDEDSMLRAWQDKLKRREASAFEIDAALADIARSGEDLQRLSRPVTLTHRNSRLPVSQPPPVLAVTNTVLSPVMQESRPREPSLTVLAERAVTSRERQRSMIDPSQVKEAIRLTSNPPSQVNQIQNGSTLSPCDRNHVTQDYRPSNSRQEEPTEDQTDLIDLSQSQFGAITGAVYDNLRSSVEATRLDASNRNEIRIESARPTSDSSVFRGKFIPDISVTSSSPLPASGKGRDQEMNDEGFEETQSLVSETLSQETSSGNYETDTHDSTRCSPAELQYSGNDNDRSRTVGATRQEADHTAKRSIDRALKSPTKGLEKRANSMRHTSEKSSFLPKRTSSLKRDSGSRKPESVQRTPISAFTSDSQPRNEVERSGSRSSLRSSRSSLNSATSVNTVRNLVPNHAHLRTYTSAICALTNDLRKSPSNTPLPPKSIEKRRTNPRSTVSRIPASRSSSSGSSIGPAARNVRKPIGASTDAQTGGKVRVIASRSSSSGSGSSIGQQCLPSNRSASIEKALATKSKLVHPRAGTRNHSFMRPTAASVNKGSIPNLPRSIKGLVK; this is encoded by the exons GAAGAGTCACGCTCCGGACCTCCGAGTGCAGCTCGACGTGTTCGACGATCAGCGAGAGACCGACGAGGAGTTGTCCAATCACGGACCACCGGGAATAGATCTCTCTTCTCACGTCGATGTTTTCTACGCGATTTTCGGACAG ATAGCGGACACCCCGCAGGAGATACCATTCCTCAGCATTCTTCAGCATCTGTTGCGACTGGATCCCAAGGATGCTGCGAGCGATTTAGCATGGGACACCGCGGAGACCTTAGTGCACAGAGCAACGCTCTTAGAAAACCGAGAAGACGCTACCAAGCTACTGCGGTCGCCCAGCCTGCAG ACGAATCTGTGCTGTCACTGTCGAGGTGCCGATCAGACCTGCGGAACGTCGCGGAAAGCCTCGCTGCCGATCAACAATTCAGCAACTCCGTCGCCACCTCTGCCACCCCCGCCACCGCCTCCAGCTCTGGGCCCTGCTGCCAGTCCCAGTTCAGGCCCTGGTCCCGCTGTTGGCCACCAAGGTCGCGTTTTACCGCCACCTCCGCCTCCGCCGCTTTTCACCGCCAACGCGACGCGTGCTGATGCATCGATGGAGCCGCCGCCCATGCCACCACCCTTGCACGTGCTACCGGTTACACGGGCGCCCACCCCCGATCCGCCGAATAATCACGCCAGACTACTGCCGCAACAGGAAATACCCACCCCCAAGGCAAAAATGAAAACGATCAACTGGAACAAGATACCCAATCATAAA GTGATCGGCAAGCGGAACATTTGGTCTTTGGTAGCAAACGAGCATCAAAACTCCCCCATGCTGGACATCGACTGGGCAGAGATGGAAGGCCTGTTCTGCCAGCAAGTGCCGCCGATGTTACCCGCTGCATCCTGCTCCTCTTCCTACGGCGCTAACTCTGACGCTGAGAAGAAACGTCGAGAACCAACCGAG ATCGCGCTTCTGGATGGCAAACGGAGCCTGAACGTGAATATATTCTTGAAACAGTTTCGAAG CTCGAACGAAGATATAATACAATTAATAAAGGACGGCGGTCACGACGACATTGGGGCAGAAAAATTACGCGGTCTTCTCAAGATTCTGCCCGAGGTGGACGAGCTGGAAATGCTCAAAAGTTTCGACGGCGACAAGTCGAAACTCGGAAACGCCGAGAAATTCTTTCTGCAGCTCGTCCAAGTACCAAA TTACAAGCTGCGTATCGAGTGTATGCTGCTGAAGGAAGAGTTCGCTGCCAATATGAGCTACTTGGAGCCGAGCATCAATTCGATGATCCTCGCCGGGGAGGATCTCATGACCAACAAGCCGCTGCAGGAGCTGCTCTACATGGTCCTAGTGGCTGGGAATTTTCTCAACTCG GGTGGCTACGCTGGAAACGCTGCCGGAGTAAAACTGTCATCTCTGCAGAAACTGACGGAAATTCGGGCGAACAAGCCAGGAATGAATCTCATACACTACGTGGCCCTG CAAGccgaaaggaaaagaaaggatCTGCTGGACTTTGCGAAGGGCATGAACACTCTCGAAGCTGCCACCAA GACCACGACGGAGCAGTTGAACAACGAATTTAACGCACTCGACACGAAGATCAAGAAGATCAAAGCGCAGACTCAACTTCCTTCCACGGAGCCAGACATACAAGAACAGATGGCTCAGTTTTTGCAA CAGATGGCGGAGCAGGAGATGAGTCAGTTGAAGAGGGACATGGAGGAGCTCGAGACTTGGAGGCGATCGCTCGCTGAATTCTTCTGCGAAGACACGAATACGTTCAAGATCGAAGAGTGCTTCAAGGTATTCCACCAGTTCTGCCAAAAGTTCAGCCAGGCTGTCGCGGAGAACGAGAGGCGAAGAGCTCAAGAGGAGCAGGTGTTGGCGAGGCGCAAGCAACGAGAAGAGCAACTTTTGGCCAAAAAGCGATTAC TGACAAATCAAGCCGAGACCCCAGCCTCCGAATCCGAATGTAACTTAATGGATTATGGCCTTTTCGATCTCCATACCGGTTTACCTCAAAGAAATTATAGTCGCAACGATGCCAAG GTGAAAAGATTGCAAAACGGGGGAGTTACGTCGGACGAAGATGTCTCGATCACCGGTTCTCCGAGCATTCGAAGACGCCTGGGCTCCTGTTCCGGTGGAACCGGAACCGGCGACCAACAATCAACCAAAGACGAAACATATTCTCCAG ATGTTACGCCGAACGGCACCCTTCGTCGTCGCAGAAGTCGGATACCcagcgaggacgacgacggcaaTTTGATGGACTTTTTGAGGACTTCGGGGCAAGACAGCTCTCGAGAAAGAAAATCTTGGGGTAGTTTAG ATCGATCATGGGCACGAAGAGCTCGCGGCCAATCTCGCAGGAGCGATCTACTGAACGCCGATTTCTCGGCTGATCGAGAGAGACCGAGTTCGCCGTCGCCTTTGGTGGAAAGCAAACCTTTCTTGCAAGAAGAGGAGACGAAGCCAGCGGG AAAAGCGTGGCGGCAGAAGATCGAGGCGTGGTTGTCGGAAAACGAGAAAGAGGATCGTGCGGGTGAAGAGCTTCAAAGGAAAGCGAGGCAATTGCATCAGGCGAATCGACGGTCCTTCGAAGACTCGG AAAGCGAAGGCAAGACAAACACCCCGAACGAAGGCAATTCTACGCACGAAACATTCTCCGAAGTTTACGACTGGCGTCCATCGGTTGAGAAGACAGACGTGATGCGCACCATGGAAGCTATAGAAG CCGAAACGCATCCGTCGCAAAAGGATAAATCTCCCTGGAGGAAGTCCAGCTTGAACGTACCAAATAGCATGGAAGAGACTGATCCCCGATATTCCCGTAGGCTAAGATCAAGGCTCAGCACGGAAAATGTTCTCACCCCGACCACCTTGCAG TCGATCAAAGAGGAAGACAgaaagaagaacaagatgaaCGACCCTGCGAATTCGGAGAATCAGGACGAGTTAACGATCTATTTGCGGCAACCTTACGCCAACTCTCAAGCGCCCGCGTCACGGAGAATCTCAAAGTTCAAAAGAGGCCAGAACGAGGAGAAGATCAGCGACAAGATCGAGATCGACTCGGATAACATCGAAACCCCCCCGGCGACCAGGAAGCTGTTTAGTCCACCGAGGGAAGTGAAGCCGATCGAGAAGGAGCCGTGCAAGAGGGAACGCTGCAGCAGCTCCTTCCAGAGTCGAGATCACAAGAACCCTACCGCGAAGACTGCCAATAACAACGCCGACTTCGGGACAG GTAACTTCGATCGCTACTCGGCGACGAGGAGAACGCGGCGGTATAAAAAGATACAAGATTCGCCGGAGAAAGAGTCGAGGCAGGACATCGCGAGTTCCGAGTCGCTGGAGGACAAACCAGCTCAGCGGCCGCAGACGCTGCCGCTGTCCGAGGAGAATCACGACGAGGACTCGATGCTGCGCGCTTGGCAGGATAAACTGAAGCGACGGGAGGCGTCCGCCTTCGAGATCGACGCTGCGCTGGCGGACATCGCCCGATCCGGCGAGGACCTGCAACGGTTGTCGCGACCGGTAACGTTAACTCACAGAAACTCGAGGCTGCCCGTCAGCCAACCTCCACCCGTCCTCGCGGTCACCAACACCGTCCTCAGCCCCGTCATGCAAGAGTCGCGGCCCCGCGAACCTTCTTTAACCGTACTCGCGGAGAGGGCCGTGACCAGCCGGGAACGGCAGAGGAGCATGATCGATCCTAGTCAGGTGAAAGAGGCGATAAGGCTGACGAGCAACCCGCCGAGTCAGGTGAATCAGATCCAAAACGGCTCGACTCTGTCGCCCTGCGATCGGAATCACGTTACTCAGGATTACAGACCGTCCAACTCGCGGCAGGAGGAACCCACCGAGGACCAAACCGATCTGATAGACCTTTCCCAGAGTCAGTTCGGCGCGATCACCGGGGCGGTTTACGATAATTTAAGGAGCAGCGTGGAGGCGACGCGGTTAGACGCCTCGAATCGGAACGAGATTAGAATCGAGTCCGCGCGACCAACGTCGGACAGCTCCGTGTTCCGTGGCAAATTTATTCCCGACATAAGCGTGACGTCCTCCTCGCCTCTGCCCGCTTCCGGGAAAGGTCGCGACCAGGAGATGAACGACGAAGGATTCGAGGAAACGCAGAGCTTAGTTTCGGAGACGTTGAGCCAAGAAACGTCCTCCGGTAATTACGAGACCGACACGCACGACTCGACGCGGTGTTCGCCAGCCGAGCTACAGTATTCTGGGAACGACAACGATCGCAGCCGAACCGTCGGTGCCACTCGCCAGGAGGCTGACCACACTGCGAAGAGGTCCATTGACAGGGCGTTAAAGTCGCCGACTAAAGGATTAGAGAAGCGAGCGAACTCGATGAGACACACCAGCGAGAAATCTAGCTTTTTACCGAAACGGACCAGCAGCTTAAAGCGAGACAGCGGCTCCAGGAAGCCGGAATCGGTGCAACGTACCCCGATCTCGGCCTTTACATCGGACAGTCAGCCGAGGAACGAAGTGGAACGTTCGGGGTCGAGAAGCAGCCTTCGGAGCTCCCGAAGCTCCTTGAATAGCGCCACATCGGTGAACACTGTAAGAAACTTGGTACCGAATCACGCTCACCTTCGCACTTACACGTCCGCGATCTGCGCGCTGACCAACGATCTACGAAAGAGCCCGTCCAACACTCCGCTGCCGCCGAAGAGTATCGAGAAACGACGCACGAATCCGCGGTCCACCGTCAGTAGAATACCCGCCAGTCGAAGCAGCAGCAGCGGGAGCAGCATTGGACCAGCTGCGAGAAATGTTCGCAAACCTATAGGG GCATCGACCGACGCACAGACTGGCGGCAAGGTCCGGGTGATAGCCTCGCGTAGCAGCAGCAGCGGAAGCGGTAGCAGTATCGGACAACAATGTCTTCCCTCCAATCGGTCAGCGAGTATCGAAAAAGCGCTAGCCACGAAGAGCAAGTTGGTCCACCCTCGAGCAGGAACCCGGAACCACAGTTTCATGAGACCGACGGCCGCGAGTGTAAATAAAGGCTCCATCCCGAATCTTCCCAGGAGCATCAAAGGTTTGGTTAAGTGa
- the Form3 gene encoding FH2 domain-containing protein formin 3 isoform X1, translating to MTTLRQDCAASTNAVNMDSNVGLDYIVDNPDYCAKLASALDTACPSASVKKQVVELLSALCVYSQDGRQRAIDTLHAYQERKGERYRLRIVVDELQKATAEDYRTALLAFINCLVISTPELKDRIRIRNEFIGLKLLPILNELRKSHAPDLRVQLDVFDDQRETDEELSNHGPPGIDLSSHVDVFYAIFGQIADTPQEIPFLSILQHLLRLDPKDAASDLAWDTAETLVHRATLLENREDATKLLRSPSLQTNLCCHCRGADQTCGTSRKASLPINNSATPSPPLPPPPPPPALGPAASPSSGPGPAVGHQGRVLPPPPPPPLFTANATRADASMEPPPMPPPLHVLPVTRAPTPDPPNNHARLLPQQEIPTPKAKMKTINWNKIPNHKVIGKRNIWSLVANEHQNSPMLDIDWAEMEGLFCQQVPPMLPAASCSSSYGANSDAEKKRREPTEIALLDGKRSLNVNIFLKQFRSSNEDIIQLIKDGGHDDIGAEKLRGLLKILPEVDELEMLKSFDGDKSKLGNAEKFFLQLVQVPNYKLRIECMLLKEEFAANMSYLEPSINSMILAGEDLMTNKPLQELLYMVLVAGNFLNSGGYAGNAAGVKLSSLQKLTEIRANKPGMNLIHYVALQAERKRKDLLDFAKGMNTLEAATKTTTEQLNNEFNALDTKIKKIKAQTQLPSTEPDIQEQMAQFLQQMAEQEMSQLKRDMEELETWRRSLAEFFCEDTNTFKIEECFKVFHQFCQKFSQAVAENERRRAQEEQVLARRKQREEQLLAKKRLLTNQAETPASESECNLMDYGLFDLHTGLPQRNYSRNDAKVKRLQNGGVTSDEDVSITGSPSIRRRLGSCSGGTGTGDQQSTKDETYSPDVTPNGTLRRRRSRIPSEDDDGNLMDFLRTSGQDSSRERKSWGSLDRSWARRARGQSRRSDLLNADFSADRERPSSPSPLVESKPFLQEEETKPAGKAWRQKIEAWLSENEKEDRAGEELQRKARQLHQANRRSFEDSESEGKTNTPNEGNSTHETFSEVYDWRPSVEKTDVMRTMEAIEEAETHPSQKDKSPWRKSSLNVPNSMEETDPRYSRRLRSRLSTENVLTPTTLQSIKEEDRKKNKMNDPANSENQDELTIYLRQPYANSQAPASRRISKFKRGQNEEKISDKIEIDSDNIETPPATRKLFSPPREVKPIEKEPCKRERCSSSFQSRDHKNPTAKTANNNADFGTGNFDRYSATRRTRRYKKIQDSPEKESRQDIASSESLEDKPAQRPQTLPLSEENHDEDSMLRAWQDKLKRREASAFEIDAALADIARSGEDLQRLSRPVTLTHRNSRLPVSQPPPVLAVTNTVLSPVMQESRPREPSLTVLAERAVTSRERQRSMIDPSQVKEAIRLTSNPPSQVNQIQNGSTLSPCDRNHVTQDYRPSNSRQEEPTEDQTDLIDLSQSQFGAITGAVYDNLRSSVEATRLDASNRNEIRIESARPTSDSSVFRGKFIPDISVTSSSPLPASGKGRDQEMNDEGFEETQSLVSETLSQETSSGNYETDTHDSTRCSPAELQYSGNDNDRSRTVGATRQEADHTAKRSIDRALKSPTKGLEKRANSMRHTSEKSSFLPKRTSSLKRDSGSRKPESVQRTPISAFTSDSQPRNEVERSGSRSSLRSSRSSLNSATSVNTVRNLVPNHAHLRTYTSAICALTNDLRKSPSNTPLPPKSIEKRRTNPRSTVSRIPASRSSSSGSSIGPAARNVRKPIGASTDAQTGGKVRVIASRSSSSGSGSSIGQQCLPSNRSASIEKALATKSKLVHPRAGTRNHSFMRPTAASVNKGSIPNLPRSIKGLVK from the exons GAAGAGTCACGCTCCGGACCTCCGAGTGCAGCTCGACGTGTTCGACGATCAGCGAGAGACCGACGAGGAGTTGTCCAATCACGGACCACCGGGAATAGATCTCTCTTCTCACGTCGATGTTTTCTACGCGATTTTCGGACAG ATAGCGGACACCCCGCAGGAGATACCATTCCTCAGCATTCTTCAGCATCTGTTGCGACTGGATCCCAAGGATGCTGCGAGCGATTTAGCATGGGACACCGCGGAGACCTTAGTGCACAGAGCAACGCTCTTAGAAAACCGAGAAGACGCTACCAAGCTACTGCGGTCGCCCAGCCTGCAG ACGAATCTGTGCTGTCACTGTCGAGGTGCCGATCAGACCTGCGGAACGTCGCGGAAAGCCTCGCTGCCGATCAACAATTCAGCAACTCCGTCGCCACCTCTGCCACCCCCGCCACCGCCTCCAGCTCTGGGCCCTGCTGCCAGTCCCAGTTCAGGCCCTGGTCCCGCTGTTGGCCACCAAGGTCGCGTTTTACCGCCACCTCCGCCTCCGCCGCTTTTCACCGCCAACGCGACGCGTGCTGATGCATCGATGGAGCCGCCGCCCATGCCACCACCCTTGCACGTGCTACCGGTTACACGGGCGCCCACCCCCGATCCGCCGAATAATCACGCCAGACTACTGCCGCAACAGGAAATACCCACCCCCAAGGCAAAAATGAAAACGATCAACTGGAACAAGATACCCAATCATAAA GTGATCGGCAAGCGGAACATTTGGTCTTTGGTAGCAAACGAGCATCAAAACTCCCCCATGCTGGACATCGACTGGGCAGAGATGGAAGGCCTGTTCTGCCAGCAAGTGCCGCCGATGTTACCCGCTGCATCCTGCTCCTCTTCCTACGGCGCTAACTCTGACGCTGAGAAGAAACGTCGAGAACCAACCGAG ATCGCGCTTCTGGATGGCAAACGGAGCCTGAACGTGAATATATTCTTGAAACAGTTTCGAAG CTCGAACGAAGATATAATACAATTAATAAAGGACGGCGGTCACGACGACATTGGGGCAGAAAAATTACGCGGTCTTCTCAAGATTCTGCCCGAGGTGGACGAGCTGGAAATGCTCAAAAGTTTCGACGGCGACAAGTCGAAACTCGGAAACGCCGAGAAATTCTTTCTGCAGCTCGTCCAAGTACCAAA TTACAAGCTGCGTATCGAGTGTATGCTGCTGAAGGAAGAGTTCGCTGCCAATATGAGCTACTTGGAGCCGAGCATCAATTCGATGATCCTCGCCGGGGAGGATCTCATGACCAACAAGCCGCTGCAGGAGCTGCTCTACATGGTCCTAGTGGCTGGGAATTTTCTCAACTCG GGTGGCTACGCTGGAAACGCTGCCGGAGTAAAACTGTCATCTCTGCAGAAACTGACGGAAATTCGGGCGAACAAGCCAGGAATGAATCTCATACACTACGTGGCCCTG CAAGccgaaaggaaaagaaaggatCTGCTGGACTTTGCGAAGGGCATGAACACTCTCGAAGCTGCCACCAA GACCACGACGGAGCAGTTGAACAACGAATTTAACGCACTCGACACGAAGATCAAGAAGATCAAAGCGCAGACTCAACTTCCTTCCACGGAGCCAGACATACAAGAACAGATGGCTCAGTTTTTGCAA CAGATGGCGGAGCAGGAGATGAGTCAGTTGAAGAGGGACATGGAGGAGCTCGAGACTTGGAGGCGATCGCTCGCTGAATTCTTCTGCGAAGACACGAATACGTTCAAGATCGAAGAGTGCTTCAAGGTATTCCACCAGTTCTGCCAAAAGTTCAGCCAGGCTGTCGCGGAGAACGAGAGGCGAAGAGCTCAAGAGGAGCAGGTGTTGGCGAGGCGCAAGCAACGAGAAGAGCAACTTTTGGCCAAAAAGCGATTAC TGACAAATCAAGCCGAGACCCCAGCCTCCGAATCCGAATGTAACTTAATGGATTATGGCCTTTTCGATCTCCATACCGGTTTACCTCAAAGAAATTATAGTCGCAACGATGCCAAG GTGAAAAGATTGCAAAACGGGGGAGTTACGTCGGACGAAGATGTCTCGATCACCGGTTCTCCGAGCATTCGAAGACGCCTGGGCTCCTGTTCCGGTGGAACCGGAACCGGCGACCAACAATCAACCAAAGACGAAACATATTCTCCAG ATGTTACGCCGAACGGCACCCTTCGTCGTCGCAGAAGTCGGATACCcagcgaggacgacgacggcaaTTTGATGGACTTTTTGAGGACTTCGGGGCAAGACAGCTCTCGAGAAAGAAAATCTTGGGGTAGTTTAG ATCGATCATGGGCACGAAGAGCTCGCGGCCAATCTCGCAGGAGCGATCTACTGAACGCCGATTTCTCGGCTGATCGAGAGAGACCGAGTTCGCCGTCGCCTTTGGTGGAAAGCAAACCTTTCTTGCAAGAAGAGGAGACGAAGCCAGCGGG AAAAGCGTGGCGGCAGAAGATCGAGGCGTGGTTGTCGGAAAACGAGAAAGAGGATCGTGCGGGTGAAGAGCTTCAAAGGAAAGCGAGGCAATTGCATCAGGCGAATCGACGGTCCTTCGAAGACTCGG AAAGCGAAGGCAAGACAAACACCCCGAACGAAGGCAATTCTACGCACGAAACATTCTCCGAAGTTTACGACTGGCGTCCATCGGTTGAGAAGACAGACGTGATGCGCACCATGGAAGCTATAGAAG AAGCCGAAACGCATCCGTCGCAAAAGGATAAATCTCCCTGGAGGAAGTCCAGCTTGAACGTACCAAATAGCATGGAAGAGACTGATCCCCGATATTCCCGTAGGCTAAGATCAAGGCTCAGCACGGAAAATGTTCTCACCCCGACCACCTTGCAG TCGATCAAAGAGGAAGACAgaaagaagaacaagatgaaCGACCCTGCGAATTCGGAGAATCAGGACGAGTTAACGATCTATTTGCGGCAACCTTACGCCAACTCTCAAGCGCCCGCGTCACGGAGAATCTCAAAGTTCAAAAGAGGCCAGAACGAGGAGAAGATCAGCGACAAGATCGAGATCGACTCGGATAACATCGAAACCCCCCCGGCGACCAGGAAGCTGTTTAGTCCACCGAGGGAAGTGAAGCCGATCGAGAAGGAGCCGTGCAAGAGGGAACGCTGCAGCAGCTCCTTCCAGAGTCGAGATCACAAGAACCCTACCGCGAAGACTGCCAATAACAACGCCGACTTCGGGACAG GTAACTTCGATCGCTACTCGGCGACGAGGAGAACGCGGCGGTATAAAAAGATACAAGATTCGCCGGAGAAAGAGTCGAGGCAGGACATCGCGAGTTCCGAGTCGCTGGAGGACAAACCAGCTCAGCGGCCGCAGACGCTGCCGCTGTCCGAGGAGAATCACGACGAGGACTCGATGCTGCGCGCTTGGCAGGATAAACTGAAGCGACGGGAGGCGTCCGCCTTCGAGATCGACGCTGCGCTGGCGGACATCGCCCGATCCGGCGAGGACCTGCAACGGTTGTCGCGACCGGTAACGTTAACTCACAGAAACTCGAGGCTGCCCGTCAGCCAACCTCCACCCGTCCTCGCGGTCACCAACACCGTCCTCAGCCCCGTCATGCAAGAGTCGCGGCCCCGCGAACCTTCTTTAACCGTACTCGCGGAGAGGGCCGTGACCAGCCGGGAACGGCAGAGGAGCATGATCGATCCTAGTCAGGTGAAAGAGGCGATAAGGCTGACGAGCAACCCGCCGAGTCAGGTGAATCAGATCCAAAACGGCTCGACTCTGTCGCCCTGCGATCGGAATCACGTTACTCAGGATTACAGACCGTCCAACTCGCGGCAGGAGGAACCCACCGAGGACCAAACCGATCTGATAGACCTTTCCCAGAGTCAGTTCGGCGCGATCACCGGGGCGGTTTACGATAATTTAAGGAGCAGCGTGGAGGCGACGCGGTTAGACGCCTCGAATCGGAACGAGATTAGAATCGAGTCCGCGCGACCAACGTCGGACAGCTCCGTGTTCCGTGGCAAATTTATTCCCGACATAAGCGTGACGTCCTCCTCGCCTCTGCCCGCTTCCGGGAAAGGTCGCGACCAGGAGATGAACGACGAAGGATTCGAGGAAACGCAGAGCTTAGTTTCGGAGACGTTGAGCCAAGAAACGTCCTCCGGTAATTACGAGACCGACACGCACGACTCGACGCGGTGTTCGCCAGCCGAGCTACAGTATTCTGGGAACGACAACGATCGCAGCCGAACCGTCGGTGCCACTCGCCAGGAGGCTGACCACACTGCGAAGAGGTCCATTGACAGGGCGTTAAAGTCGCCGACTAAAGGATTAGAGAAGCGAGCGAACTCGATGAGACACACCAGCGAGAAATCTAGCTTTTTACCGAAACGGACCAGCAGCTTAAAGCGAGACAGCGGCTCCAGGAAGCCGGAATCGGTGCAACGTACCCCGATCTCGGCCTTTACATCGGACAGTCAGCCGAGGAACGAAGTGGAACGTTCGGGGTCGAGAAGCAGCCTTCGGAGCTCCCGAAGCTCCTTGAATAGCGCCACATCGGTGAACACTGTAAGAAACTTGGTACCGAATCACGCTCACCTTCGCACTTACACGTCCGCGATCTGCGCGCTGACCAACGATCTACGAAAGAGCCCGTCCAACACTCCGCTGCCGCCGAAGAGTATCGAGAAACGACGCACGAATCCGCGGTCCACCGTCAGTAGAATACCCGCCAGTCGAAGCAGCAGCAGCGGGAGCAGCATTGGACCAGCTGCGAGAAATGTTCGCAAACCTATAGGG GCATCGACCGACGCACAGACTGGCGGCAAGGTCCGGGTGATAGCCTCGCGTAGCAGCAGCAGCGGAAGCGGTAGCAGTATCGGACAACAATGTCTTCCCTCCAATCGGTCAGCGAGTATCGAAAAAGCGCTAGCCACGAAGAGCAAGTTGGTCCACCCTCGAGCAGGAACCCGGAACCACAGTTTCATGAGACCGACGGCCGCGAGTGTAAATAAAGGCTCCATCCCGAATCTTCCCAGGAGCATCAAAGGTTTGGTTAAGTGa